A portion of the Burkholderia sp. GAS332 genome contains these proteins:
- a CDS encoding two component transcriptional regulator, LuxR family: protein MKRIVIIDDHPIIRGTIAEVLRADPELDLVGECGDGEDGLKMVLAENPDLVLLDLDLPRLDGLSVIRRIRAHNTKMCILVLSAKPEHVMAGYTRTAGANGYVGKAREISELITALKTVLFGYDCFPAETANSAKESGLHTLSAREVEVLQHLARGVNNRDIATRLFLSDKTVSTYKSRIQEKLGLSSLAALIEFATLHRLID, encoded by the coding sequence ATGAAAAGAATCGTGATTATTGATGACCATCCCATAATTCGAGGAACGATAGCAGAGGTATTGCGCGCCGACCCCGAGTTGGATTTGGTTGGTGAATGCGGTGACGGTGAAGACGGCCTGAAAATGGTGCTGGCTGAGAACCCTGATCTAGTTCTTCTTGACCTCGATCTGCCACGGCTTGACGGTTTATCCGTGATCCGCCGTATTCGCGCGCACAATACAAAAATGTGCATTCTCGTTCTTTCGGCAAAACCAGAACACGTTATGGCTGGTTATACCCGTACTGCTGGCGCAAATGGGTATGTCGGCAAAGCGCGGGAAATCAGCGAATTGATTACGGCGCTAAAAACCGTGCTATTTGGCTACGACTGCTTTCCGGCCGAGACTGCCAATTCGGCGAAGGAGAGCGGACTGCACACCTTGTCGGCGCGCGAGGTCGAGGTGCTGCAGCATCTTGCGCGTGGCGTGAACAACCGGGATATTGCGACCCGCCTGTTCTTGAGCGACAAGACCGTGAGCACATACAAGAGCCGCATCCAGGAAAAGCTTGGGCTGTCGTCGTTGGCCGCGCTAATCGAGTTCGCGACATTGCACCGACTGATCGACTGA